A single window of Microbaculum marinisediminis DNA harbors:
- a CDS encoding bifunctional metallophosphatase/5'-nucleotidase, producing the protein MQKRWLSRFVLVALAFALGSTAARTDALAEPVAVTFVLVNDLDSIEVGEPRGGFARLATLVARERAANRNTLVLHAGDAIFPSLLSGFDQGTHIIQLLNTIAPDAMTPGNHEFDLGADVFRELVGQATFPVLAANMREADGKRVRGVRDTRMFEFDGVKVGLVGLTSDEAYVKSNPGNLTFSEMSETLEVQAARLREAGADIVVALAHADRPEDQALIGTRAADVILSGDDHDLTVFFDGRTLLAESKAQAEYIVVVDLAIDIEESDGRRLVRWTPGIRVVDTAQIAPDPDVAARIRGYEAELSKELDVGLGTVDVALDSRRAIVRTQESAIGNLIADAMRSATRADAAITNGGGIRGEKIYQTGAELTRRDILTELPFRNKTVIIELTGAQIKEALENGYSAIDQVSGRFAHVSGMRVTADLSKPVGERVTGVEIGNAPLDPAKTYKIATNDFLLRGGDGYTVFGEGKVIRGALHGNLMASDVMVYVRIRGTKGAAVDGRVSLQ; encoded by the coding sequence ATGCAGAAGCGATGGCTCTCGCGGTTTGTCCTGGTGGCATTGGCTTTCGCCCTCGGATCGACCGCGGCGCGGACGGACGCGCTCGCCGAACCGGTCGCCGTCACCTTCGTTCTTGTGAACGACCTCGACTCGATCGAGGTGGGAGAGCCGCGTGGCGGCTTCGCACGGCTTGCGACGCTCGTCGCCCGCGAACGCGCCGCCAACAGGAACACATTGGTCCTGCATGCAGGCGACGCGATCTTCCCGTCGCTGCTGTCGGGCTTCGATCAGGGCACGCACATCATCCAGCTCCTCAACACGATCGCCCCGGACGCCATGACCCCCGGCAATCACGAATTCGATCTCGGCGCCGACGTGTTCCGCGAGCTGGTCGGGCAGGCGACGTTTCCCGTTCTCGCGGCGAACATGCGCGAGGCCGACGGAAAGCGCGTTCGCGGCGTTAGAGACACGCGGATGTTCGAATTCGACGGCGTGAAGGTCGGCCTCGTCGGGCTGACCTCGGACGAAGCCTACGTGAAGTCGAACCCCGGCAATCTGACGTTCAGCGAGATGTCGGAGACGCTTGAGGTACAGGCGGCCAGACTACGGGAGGCCGGCGCCGACATCGTCGTCGCCCTGGCGCATGCCGACCGTCCTGAGGACCAGGCCCTGATAGGCACGCGCGCGGCCGATGTCATCCTGAGCGGCGACGACCACGACCTCACGGTGTTCTTCGACGGTCGCACCCTGCTCGCGGAGTCGAAGGCGCAAGCCGAGTACATCGTCGTGGTCGACCTTGCGATCGACATCGAAGAGTCGGATGGCCGGCGGTTGGTGCGCTGGACACCGGGCATTCGGGTCGTCGATACCGCCCAGATCGCGCCGGACCCCGACGTCGCCGCCCGGATCCGCGGCTACGAGGCGGAACTCTCGAAGGAACTCGACGTCGGGCTGGGCACGGTCGACGTCGCCCTCGACAGCCGCCGCGCCATCGTGCGCACCCAGGAATCAGCGATCGGCAACCTGATCGCGGACGCCATGCGCTCTGCGACCCGCGCCGACGCGGCGATCACCAACGGTGGCGGCATACGCGGGGAAAAGATCTATCAGACCGGCGCGGAGCTGACCCGCCGCGACATCCTCACCGAACTGCCCTTCCGCAACAAGACCGTGATCATCGAACTGACCGGCGCCCAGATCAAGGAAGCCCTCGAGAACGGATACTCGGCAATAGACCAGGTAAGCGGACGCTTCGCCCACGTCTCCGGCATGCGCGTCACCGCGGATCTGTCGAAGCCGGTCGGCGAGCGTGTCACCGGCGTCGAGATCGGCAACGCGCCCCTGGACCCGGCGAAGACCTACAAGATCGCCACCAACGACTTCCTGCTGCGCGGCGGCGACGGCTATACCGTGTTCGGGGAAGGCAAGGTGATCCGCGGCGCGCTGCACGGCAACCTGATGGCCAGCGACGTCATGGTCTATGTGCGCATAAGGGGGACGAAGGGCGCCGCCGTGGACGGACGCGTCTCGCTGCAGTGA
- a CDS encoding PQQ-dependent sugar dehydrogenase: MALVSAGAVSAAEVPQTADQVAKPGGSLPGNPEVVLVKVAEGFSDPTNVANAGDGSGRLFVVERVGRIKIVNPDGSVQEDPFLDLTNINPLGNDVQTGFVEQGLYSVAFDPNFKDNGYFYVHYASLPFNGDGVIVRFQVDPDSPDAMTPERTNETAKVIMRIEQPWYNHNGGQIEFGPDGYLYIGSGDGGWEGDPYEAGQDLSTPLGKILRIDVHPDDDSRPYAIPKDNPFAEAAKEQLMSLFGITEEQFSKIKTRAIPETWAYGVRNPYEFSFDPKTGDLFIADVGQNHWEEIIYQPGSSKGGENYGWPRMEGIYCHPMTGNPEGEDCAVVGELPAAVYPHQTPYPGADELSDGYGCSAQGLGVVNYGGMDGVYMVGDWCTGRLWGLGWDGSKWQFHEFAQTDLQFTAGGYGEDGTVYAVSANNFYLADQGPEANPPGALWRVTPAGDVPADAEVARTAK, from the coding sequence ATGGCTCTCGTTTCCGCGGGAGCGGTCTCGGCGGCCGAGGTGCCGCAGACCGCGGATCAGGTGGCCAAGCCGGGAGGCAGCCTACCGGGGAATCCCGAGGTCGTCCTGGTGAAGGTGGCCGAAGGCTTTTCCGATCCGACGAATGTCGCGAATGCCGGCGACGGCTCCGGACGGCTGTTCGTCGTGGAGCGTGTCGGGCGCATCAAGATCGTCAATCCCGATGGCAGCGTGCAGGAGGACCCGTTCCTGGACCTGACCAACATCAACCCGCTCGGCAACGACGTGCAGACCGGTTTCGTCGAGCAGGGGCTGTATTCCGTCGCGTTCGATCCGAACTTCAAGGACAACGGCTATTTCTACGTCCACTACGCGTCGCTGCCCTTCAACGGCGACGGCGTGATCGTCCGTTTCCAGGTCGATCCGGATAGCCCCGACGCCATGACGCCCGAGCGGACCAACGAGACCGCGAAGGTGATCATGCGGATAGAGCAGCCCTGGTACAACCACAACGGCGGCCAGATCGAGTTCGGCCCGGACGGCTACCTCTATATCGGCTCCGGCGACGGCGGCTGGGAAGGCGATCCGTACGAGGCGGGGCAGGACCTTTCGACGCCGCTGGGCAAGATCCTGCGCATCGACGTGCATCCCGACGATGACAGTCGCCCCTATGCGATCCCGAAGGACAATCCGTTTGCCGAGGCCGCCAAGGAGCAGCTGATGTCGCTGTTCGGGATCACGGAGGAACAGTTCTCGAAGATCAAGACGCGCGCGATTCCCGAGACCTGGGCCTACGGGGTGCGCAATCCCTACGAGTTCTCCTTCGATCCGAAGACCGGTGACCTGTTCATCGCAGACGTGGGGCAGAACCACTGGGAGGAGATCATCTACCAGCCGGGATCCAGCAAGGGCGGCGAGAATTACGGTTGGCCGCGCATGGAAGGCATCTACTGCCATCCGATGACCGGCAATCCGGAAGGCGAGGATTGCGCTGTGGTCGGCGAGCTTCCCGCCGCGGTCTACCCGCACCAGACGCCTTATCCCGGCGCGGACGAGCTCAGCGACGGGTACGGCTGTTCGGCGCAGGGCCTTGGCGTCGTGAACTACGGCGGTATGGACGGGGTCTACATGGTCGGCGACTGGTGCACGGGCAGGCTCTGGGGCCTCGGTTGGGACGGCTCGAAGTGGCAGTTCCACGAATTCGCCCAGACCGACCTGCAGTTCACGGCCGGTGGTTACGGCGAGGACGGGACGGTTTATGCCGTCAGCGCCAACAACTTCTATCTTGCCGATCAGGGTCCGGAGGCCAACCCGCCCGGCGCCCTGTGGCGCGTGACGCCGGCAGGCGACGTGCCGGCCGACGCGGAAGTGGCGCGCACGGCGAAATAG
- a CDS encoding c-type cytochrome — MARGIDRVAVAVIILIATGIASVSGSRLAGASETELPAGVEKDADGDIVFRHVLDDEPIEFEYRTDQTITPAVDAFHKTAVNAYDGDADKIAEGKKLWGKLCVACHLKDGTGRIGPNLIDDEWQHPRVASDVGRFEIIYAGGAGAMQAFGRRIDQDDILKVMAYLKELRGETN; from the coding sequence ATGGCAAGAGGTATCGATCGCGTTGCTGTCGCCGTCATCATCCTGATCGCGACCGGCATAGCGAGTGTGTCCGGCAGCCGGCTGGCGGGGGCCAGCGAAACGGAGTTGCCCGCCGGTGTCGAGAAAGACGCCGACGGCGACATCGTTTTCCGTCATGTCCTCGATGATGAGCCGATCGAATTCGAATACCGAACCGACCAGACGATCACGCCCGCCGTCGATGCCTTCCACAAGACGGCCGTCAATGCCTATGACGGCGACGCGGACAAGATCGCTGAGGGCAAGAAGCTGTGGGGCAAGCTCTGCGTGGCCTGCCACCTCAAGGACGGCACCGGCCGGATCGGCCCGAACCTGATCGACGACGAATGGCAACACCCCCGCGTGGCCAGCGATGTCGGCCGCTTCGAGATCATCTATGCCGGTGGCGCCGGCGCCATGCAGGCCTTCGGCCGGCGCATCGACCAGGACGATATCCTCAAGGTCATGGCGTATCTGAAGGAATTGCGGGGCGAGACGAACTGA
- the hemH gene encoding ferrochelatase yields the protein MPDSASRRAFAGTPANLPTDHPPVAFGKVGVLLVNLGTPDATDYWSMRRYLKEFLSDRRVIETSRLVWWPVLNLIVLTKRPKSSGEAYDLIWDRDRNESPLRTITRSQAEKLGEAFGEGRVVVDWAMRYGNPSIASRLEHLQKAGCERILVFPLYPQYAAATTATVNDKAFEALMKMRWQPAVRTVPAYHDDPVYIDALATSMRQHLAALPFEPEVVIASFHGLPKEYFDKGDPYHCHCQKTTRLLREALGWDEKKLVLTFQSRFGKAEWLQPYTDKTVERMAREGVKRLAIVTPGFVADCVETLEEIAEQNKEFFLEHGGEDFAAIPCLNDTADGMRVIETVVSRELAGWI from the coding sequence ATGCCCGACAGTGCTTCCCGCCGTGCCTTCGCCGGTACGCCCGCCAATCTGCCGACCGATCATCCGCCCGTCGCGTTCGGCAAGGTTGGCGTGCTCCTCGTCAATCTCGGCACGCCGGACGCCACCGACTATTGGTCGATGCGGCGTTATCTGAAGGAATTCCTGTCCGACCGCCGGGTGATCGAGACGTCGCGGCTGGTCTGGTGGCCGGTGCTCAACCTGATCGTCCTGACCAAGCGGCCGAAATCGAGCGGCGAGGCCTACGATCTGATCTGGGACCGCGACCGCAACGAGTCGCCGTTGCGGACGATCACGCGCAGCCAGGCCGAGAAGCTCGGCGAGGCCTTCGGCGAGGGCCGGGTCGTCGTCGACTGGGCGATGCGCTACGGCAATCCGTCAATCGCCTCGCGCCTGGAGCATCTGCAGAAGGCCGGCTGCGAGCGCATCCTGGTCTTCCCGCTCTATCCCCAATACGCCGCCGCGACGACGGCGACCGTCAACGACAAGGCCTTCGAGGCGCTGATGAAGATGCGCTGGCAGCCGGCCGTGCGCACGGTGCCGGCCTATCACGACGACCCGGTCTATATCGACGCGCTGGCGACGTCGATGCGGCAGCATCTGGCCGCGCTGCCCTTCGAGCCGGAGGTCGTCATCGCCTCGTTCCACGGGTTGCCGAAGGAGTATTTCGACAAGGGCGATCCGTATCACTGCCACTGCCAGAAGACGACGCGGCTTCTGCGCGAGGCCCTTGGCTGGGACGAGAAGAAGCTGGTGCTCACCTTCCAGTCGCGTTTCGGCAAGGCGGAGTGGCTGCAGCCATACACCGACAAGACCGTGGAACGCATGGCGCGGGAGGGCGTCAAGCGGCTCGCGATCGTCACGCCCGGCTTCGTCGCCGATTGCGTCGAGACGCTCGAGGAGATCGCCGAGCAGAACAAGGAGTTCTTCCTCGAGCATGGCGGCGAGGACTTCGCCGCGATCCCCTGTCTCAACGACACAGCCGACGGGATGCGGGTGATCGAGACCGTGGTGTCCCGGGAGCTCGCCGGCTGGATCTGA
- a CDS encoding polyphosphate kinase 2 family protein: MAKGKTGRRRPRGGHLASLDMDASIKRADYEVRLKKLQTRLQRIQQAYLYTGDAAAIVFEGWDAAGKGGTIRRMSAVLDPRGFKVWPIAAPRRYHLERHYLTRFWERLPPNGAISVFDRSWYGRVLVERVEALTPEARWRRAYEEINEFERILTADGTRIVKIFLHVTPDVQLRRFEERLRDPMKRWKLSYEDFRNRRHWGEMEAAIEEMVDRTSTKHAPWHLIPANDKKYARVTALRLIADRLAKGVDLAPPPLDVRVETAAGEIFEASDLIASTAGRTS; this comes from the coding sequence ATGGCGAAGGGAAAGACCGGACGGCGCAGGCCGCGCGGCGGCCATCTGGCATCGCTCGACATGGATGCCTCGATCAAGCGCGCCGACTATGAGGTTCGGCTGAAAAAGCTGCAGACCAGGCTGCAACGCATCCAGCAGGCCTATCTCTACACCGGAGACGCGGCGGCGATCGTCTTCGAGGGCTGGGACGCGGCGGGCAAGGGCGGCACGATCCGGCGCATGTCGGCGGTGCTCGATCCGCGCGGCTTCAAGGTCTGGCCGATCGCGGCGCCGCGCCGCTATCACCTGGAACGGCACTATCTGACGCGGTTCTGGGAACGATTGCCGCCGAACGGCGCCATTTCGGTCTTCGACCGCTCCTGGTACGGGCGCGTGCTCGTCGAGCGGGTCGAGGCGCTGACGCCGGAAGCGCGGTGGCGGCGCGCCTACGAGGAAATCAATGAATTCGAGCGGATTCTGACCGCGGACGGCACGCGCATCGTCAAGATCTTCCTGCATGTCACGCCGGATGTGCAGCTTCGGCGCTTCGAGGAGCGGTTGCGCGACCCGATGAAGCGCTGGAAGCTGTCCTACGAGGATTTTCGCAATCGCCGGCACTGGGGCGAGATGGAAGCCGCCATCGAGGAGATGGTCGACAGGACGTCGACCAAGCACGCGCCGTGGCACCTCATTCCGGCGAACGACAAGAAATACGCGCGGGTCACGGCCCTCAGGCTCATCGCCGACCGGCTGGCGAAGGGCGTGGATCTCGCGCCGCCGCCCCTCGATGTCCGGGTGGAGACCGCCGCGGGCGAGATCTTCGAGGCCTCCGACCTGATCGCGAGCACCGCCGGCCGGACCAGCTAG
- a CDS encoding SPFH domain-containing protein, with the protein MAFGLDIVVVVFVVLLILLVISGVKQVPQGYDYTVERFGRYSKTLQPGLGFIVPLIDRVGRKMNMMEQFIDVPSQEVITRDNATVTVDGVAFFQVLDAPRASYEVSDLDNAILNITMTNVRTVMGSMDLDELLSQRDEINTRLLKVVDAATEPWGVKITRIEIKDINPPRDLVDSMARQMKAERDKRAAILEAEGERQSEILQAEGQKQALVLAAEGRREAAFRDAEARERLAEAEAKATTVVSEAVRTGSIQAINYFVADKYVGALKELAAAPNQKVMILPVEAASLLGALGGIGEIAGEAFGRGGPGGGGPGGGAGRDGGGGQTPDRGSPNRGSARSAGSAAGSSASVPEAPGGPWGSN; encoded by the coding sequence ATGGCATTCGGGCTGGACATCGTTGTTGTCGTCTTCGTGGTGCTGCTGATCCTGCTGGTCATCTCCGGCGTCAAGCAGGTGCCGCAAGGCTACGACTATACGGTCGAGCGCTTCGGCCGCTACTCGAAGACCCTGCAGCCGGGCCTCGGCTTCATCGTGCCGCTGATCGACCGGGTCGGCCGCAAGATGAACATGATGGAGCAGTTCATCGACGTTCCCAGCCAGGAGGTGATCACCCGCGACAACGCGACGGTGACCGTCGATGGCGTCGCCTTCTTCCAGGTGCTGGACGCGCCGCGGGCGAGCTATGAGGTTTCCGACCTCGACAACGCGATCCTCAACATCACCATGACGAATGTGCGCACCGTCATGGGGTCGATGGACCTCGACGAACTGCTGTCGCAGCGCGACGAGATCAATACCCGGCTGCTCAAGGTGGTCGACGCGGCGACCGAGCCGTGGGGCGTCAAGATCACGCGCATCGAGATCAAGGACATCAATCCGCCGCGCGACCTGGTCGACTCGATGGCCCGCCAGATGAAGGCGGAGCGCGACAAGCGCGCCGCTATCCTCGAGGCCGAAGGCGAGCGGCAGTCGGAGATCCTGCAGGCCGAAGGCCAGAAGCAGGCGCTGGTGCTTGCCGCGGAAGGCCGGCGCGAGGCCGCTTTCCGCGACGCCGAAGCCCGCGAACGGCTTGCCGAAGCCGAGGCCAAGGCGACGACGGTGGTCTCGGAAGCCGTGCGCACGGGCAGCATCCAGGCGATCAACTACTTCGTCGCCGACAAGTATGTGGGCGCCCTGAAGGAGCTCGCGGCGGCGCCGAACCAGAAGGTGATGATCCTGCCCGTCGAGGCCGCGTCGCTGCTCGGCGCGCTGGGTGGCATCGGCGAGATCGCCGGCGAGGCGTTCGGCAGGGGCGGTCCCGGTGGTGGCGGTCCCGGCGGCGGTGCTGGCAGGGATGGCGGTGGCGGCCAGACCCCGGATCGGGGCTCGCCGAACCGGGGGTCGGCACGATCGGCCGGGTCCGCTGCCGGTTCGTCCGCTTCGGTGCCGGAGGCGCCCGGCGGCCCCTGGGGCTCCAACTGA
- a CDS encoding NfeD family protein, whose product MIELIASLGYWNWWILGIVLLCVELVAPGTFMLWFGAAALVVGLLSLLIDWSWQAQFVTFGVLSIASVGLSRFFLRRKPSEGEAPFLNRRAEAIVGRGFVLTEPIVNGRGRLSIDDTVWRIEGPDLPTGTPVTVSAARGSRLVVRQSDAP is encoded by the coding sequence GTGATCGAGCTCATCGCGTCCCTGGGCTACTGGAACTGGTGGATCCTCGGCATCGTGCTGCTGTGCGTCGAGCTGGTCGCGCCGGGAACCTTCATGCTGTGGTTCGGGGCGGCGGCGCTCGTCGTCGGTCTCCTGTCGCTGCTGATCGACTGGTCGTGGCAGGCGCAGTTCGTCACGTTCGGTGTCCTTTCGATCGCCAGTGTCGGGCTGTCGCGGTTCTTTCTGCGGCGCAAACCCTCCGAGGGCGAGGCGCCCTTCCTGAACAGGCGCGCGGAGGCGATCGTCGGGCGCGGATTCGTCCTGACCGAGCCGATCGTCAACGGCCGGGGGCGCCTGTCGATCGACGATACGGTGTGGCGCATCGAGGGGCCGGACCTGCCCACGGGCACGCCGGTCACCGTGTCCGCCGCGCGCGGCTCGCGGCTCGTGGTCCGGCAATCGGACGCGCCTTAG